The DNA window TAAACTTGAGATTTTCCCATAGATTGTTTTTGGACGTTTCGATGGAGAATATTTGATCTTTATCAATCAAAAAATCGAAGTTTGTTTTATCGGGAAGTATGGCGATGTAGATACCTTTAGCAAGTAGCGAGTCTCCCTGTATCAGGGCAACCCCGCTACTGTTTACCTTCACGGTATCCAAAACATACTTGCTTGCTCCAAAGTGGTATCCAAGCATTAAAGTAGTGTCCTTTAATCCGTTTATTTTTATTTCGATAAGATGTTTACCCTTGTTTGCCTTTGGGGTAGTTCCTTTTTGAGCAAGTGCATTTAGTCCAATTGCGACCAAGCAAATAAGCACCGTTAATGCGTTTTTTCTCATAGCTTTTTACAGTAATGTCTATAGACAAAATTAAATTTTTATCTGTTTATTTGGAGGCTATTATTGTAAACAATTCGATTAAAGAAACGTTAATAGAGGAGATGATCTAATGTTGGTGTTGGGATACAGCAAAACGTTAATCTTTCAGACAAGGTAATGTGTATTTTTTATAAACGGCAGTAAGGAAATATAACTATGAAGGGAAAGTCGGATGCAACATCTGCCTCTTGCGGTTGTTTAAAAGTTGGTTTTTGGGAGCACTATGAATAATTACATCCATACAAACAGTTTAATCAACGAGTTAAGCCCATATTTACTACAGCATGCACACAATCCTGTGCAGTGGTATGTTTGGGGCCACGATGCTTTTTTGAAGGCAAGAAATGAAGATAAGCTTGTCATCGTAAGTGTTGGCTACTCGGCTTGTCACTGGTGCCATGTTATGGAGTCGGAAAGCTTTGATGACGAAGAGGTGGCGTTGGTAATGAATGAAAACTTTATATCAATAAAAGTAGATAAGGAAGAACGTCCTGATATAGATCAGCAATATATGAGTGCCGTTCGTATTATCACTGGGAATGGAGGCTGGCCTTTAAATGTGATTTGCTTGCCAGATGGGAGACCTATTTATGGGGGAACTTACTTTCCTCGCCAGCAATGGATTGATATCCTAGTTAAACTGTCAGATTTATATAAAGCGCACAAAGAAAAGGTTGTTAGAGCAGCAGAAGATTTGGCAGAGGGCGTGAGAAATGTTGATTTAATAGAGGAAAGGCTCTCTGGTTTAGATTACCTTCCAAAGTATTTACGGTTGATTGTTGAGCCTTGGAAAAGAAAATTTGACACAAAGTGGGGGGGGACTCAGTCCGCACCTAAATTTCCAATGCCATCCTCGATTGATTTTTTAATGTCGTATGCCTACCATATGCGTGATGAGGAAGTGAGAACGCAGGTAATGCTAACGCTTAACAAGATATATGAAGGTGGTATTTACGACCATGTTGGAGGCGGTTTTCATCGCTATTCTGTAGATGGCCAATGGTTTTTACCTCATTTTGAAAAAATGCTGTACGATAATGCTCTTTTGGGCATGTCATATATATACGCTTACCAGTTCTCGAAGGAACCTCGCTACAAGCGAGTTGCTCTCGAATCCTTGGAGTTTTTATTGCGCGATCTTTACTCTTCGGATAAGATGTTCTACACCGCAATTGATGCCGATTCGACAAATGGGGAGGGACAGTACTATGTTTGGAATTATAGCGAAATCTGCGAAGTACTAGATGAGGATGCTCCTATTTTTTGCAGCCGATTTGGTGTAGATCGTAATGGAAATTTCGAGTATGGAAAAAATATTCTCAGCATTAAAAGATCATTTGATGAGCTTTCAATGACCTTTAAGCTGCCTATTAGCACTATAAAAGATAAAGTTGACCTTTCGTTGCGTAAGTTATTTTGTGCTCGTTTTCTCAGAGAAAAGCCAAAGGTTGATACTAAAATTATTCTTTCGTGGAATGCCTTGGCTGCAAAAACTTTTGCGCTAGCATCTTCTGTATTTAAAGAACCTCGTTATCTGGTGGTGGCTATCGATTGTATAAACGGCATCGAACGGCATTTAGCAAAGGATGGAGCGCTGCTGAGGACGCTTCCTCATGGAGATAAGCATACAGAGGGAATGCTGGACGATTATGCCTATCTTATCGAGGCGTATATTGCGTTATACTCGGTTACTTTCGATTTTAACTATCTAGATAAAGCTGAAAATCTGGCGAATGTTTGTTTGAAAGATTTTTTTGATGATAAATCGGGTATGTTTTTTTATACCAATGCATCTGTTGAACTACCCTTGGGACGCAAAATGGAGGTAGTTGATGGCGTAACACCATCATCAAATTCTTCTTTAGCACGATCATTCTACTACTTGTCAATCGTTTTAAGTCGTCCAGCTTATAAGGAAATTGCAGTTCAGATGCTGGCTAACATGCAGGATCAGATGTCGGGAGCAGGACCATTTGTTGCTAATTGGGGATTGCTGCTCATTAACCTAACCTTTGCTCCTGCCGAAATTACGCTTGTTGGAGACAATGCTTTACAGCAAAAAATGCATATCGATCAAGAGTATTTACCCAACGTTTTTCTTTTCGGTGCAAAGCAGAGAACCGAGCAGGCAATTTTTAAAAATAGATGGAGGGATGGTGAAACAACTTTGCATCTGTGCATTGCCAATGTATGCCGAGATTTCAAGGGAACAATCGACGAACTTAAAGATAATGCGTTGGAGTTGCGCAACTGCTATATTTTATAACTTCGGGAAAATTTATTTCGATGTTTGAATATCAATATATCATTAAAGATAATGCTATTGTTGATAATGTAGCGTTTGACTCCTCTTTTGTATCACAAGTTTACGAGGTGATTAGGGTTGTAGATGGAATCCCTGTTTTTTTTGATGCCCATTTTCGTCGGTTTATAAGCTCCTGTTCCTTTGCTGGTGCAGAGATGAACTTATCAAAGGACGTTTTTGCTGCTCTTTTGAGATTACTTACGGTGAAAAATGGCGTGCGGAATTGTAATATTCGTTATTCTATCAACATATATAGCGAAAAACAGATATTTTATGCTGGTTTTGTGCATAGTAGCTATCCATTGCCGCAGATGTACGAAGAAGGTGTTATGCTCGATTTTTTAAAAGAGGAACGTTTTAATCCGAATGCCAAGATTTTGAATAGAACGTTACGTGAGCGTGCAGATGCGCTGATGTCATTGAAATCTCTTTATGAGGTGGCGTTGGTGAACCAATCGAATCAAATAACAGAAGGGAGTAAAAGCAATCTTTTTTTTATTGATAGCCTCGAAGTGGTACATACCGCTCCTCTGGATTTGGTGCTTGGAGGAATAACTCGCCAGATTATTATTGAAGAAATCGTGAAGAATGGTATTTCGTTCGTGGAGGAGCCTGTTTTAGTGGAAAATATTGGGAATATGGTAGCTGGTTTTGTTTCTGGGACATCGCCATCTGTACTTCCTATCGCCTTATTAGGTAATTGCTCTTTCTTAGTTAAACATCCCCTAATTGCTAAGATTGCGAAATGTTATAACCAACGAGTTGCTGAAGATATAGCGTCATTCAGAGATAATTATTACTCCATTTAGTGAGCAATCTGACTTTTATCTGATGTGATTGAACAAGGAGAGATGGTAGTCTCTCCTACTTTTTTTATCTTGTCCCCTGAAAAAGGAAAAGTATTATGGTGCAGAATGAGTTAAAAGTATTTTTGGTTCAGTCCGATGTCAAGTGGCAGGACATTGAAGGAAATCTAAATATGTTTGATTTGATAATTCAAGAACAAGCTGGTGATGCAGATCTTATTGTTCTTCCTGAAATGTTTACTACCGGTTTTTCTATGGAACCAGAAAAGATGTCGGAAGGGATGGATGGTAAGGCGGTGTCTTGGATTATTACCGCTGCTAAAAAGAATGGAGTGGCAATTATCGGTAGCGTCATTATAAAGGAAGATGAAGGGTATTATAATCGGCTGCTGTTTGCTTATCCCTCCGGTGAGCTGAAGACGTACGATAAGCGCCATTTGTTTAGAATGGGGAATGAGCATGAGCATTATAAGGCAGGTTCGAAAAGGCTTATTTTAGAGTACAAGGGATGGAAAATATGTCCTCTTATTTGTTATGATTTGCGCTTCCCCGTTTGGAGCCGGAATGCAAACGACTACGACTTGCTAATTTATATTGCAAGTTGGCCTGCTGCTCGCAGCTTTCCTTGGCGAAGTCTGCTTGTTGCTCGTGCAATCGAAAATCAGTGTTATGTTGTTGGTGTAAATCGTGTTGGAGTAGATGGAGCTGGTTTGAAATATTCGGGAGATTCGGCTGCCATTAATTCGCGAGGAGAGTATCTAACAGGTTTGGTTCCTGGTGAAGTTGGCTGTGCAATGGCTGCTTTGTCGATGGAGGATTTGAAAAGCTTTAGGAGTAAATTCCCTGTAATGCTTGATGGTGATAGATTTCAAATTTTAGATTAGCCAACTCGCAATTTTGGTGCAATAAGAATAAAATGAAGAAAATAGTTAATCCTTATTTGACAGGGAGTAATTCGTCAGAATATAAATGTTTTGGATGTTCTCCAAACAATGAAATAGGTTTGCATCTGCATTTTTTTGACAACGGAGATGATGTCGTTGCGATTTGGGAACCTCAAAAACAGTTTGAAGGCTACTTTAATGTGCTTCATGGAGGAATTCAGGCAACAATTCTTGACGAGATTGCGGCTTGGGTTGTAAATACCAAGTGTAAAACAGCCGGCGTTACTTCTTCCATGAATGTAAAGTATAGAAATCCCATATTTATGGATGGAGGCCCTTTGACTATAAAAGGGAAGATTGAATCGGTAAATCGGCGAATAGCAACTATTAAGGCTTATATCGAAAATAGAGAGGGGAAGGTAATGGCAGAAGCCGATATTGTCTATTTCCTATTTAATGAGCAAGATGCAAAAGCAAAATATAACTATCCTGGTGTAGAAGCTTTTTATGAAAAAGAGTAGCTTTTTGCTGCTAGTCTAATTAGCTAATTTCGTATTTGGATGGCTCTTTTCTATGGAAAATGAGCTTTCTTTTTTTGTATTTTGAGTGTAGCATCGTTCCAGATTATCGAGAATAATGGGGTGTCCGCTTAAGTTTCTCTTCCTTATTTTTGTTCTGAAACTTTTTTGCTTGCTCGGTGTTGATTCTATGAAAAGATGCGGAGAGTCTAGATTATCCAAATTTTAAGCGCGATATTTGGCGCTTAAACCATAATCCGTATGTATCCCGTATCTTAAGGCTAACAATTGAAGCCAACGGGTAACATCCGACCTAAACTTTTATTAACGGATGAAAAAGCTTGTTTTACCAGCAATGTTATTGCTAACCAGCATATGTACATTTGCTAAAACTAAAGAAAAGGATAAAGTAATGAATCCACTACTTACGAACTGGAGTACTCCTTATCAAACTCCACCATTTGAGCTGTTTAAGCCAGAGCATTTTGTTCCTGCTTTTAAGGATATTATAGAAAGATCTAAAAAGCAGGTTGATAAAATAGTTGCTAGTAAAGACGAGCCAACCTTCGAGAATACTGTAGTTGCACTAGAAAGGGGAGGCGAAGAGCTAGAAAAGGTGGCGAATGTATTTTTCAACCTGAATTCGGCAGAAACTAGCCCAGAGTTGCAGGCTGTAGCTCGCGAGGTGGCTCCTATGCTTTCTGATTTTTCTAACGATATCAATTTAAATGCAGGCCTATTTGCTAAAGTTAAGAAGGTATACGATAATCGCAGCAGGTTAAAATTAACTCCAGAACAAGGCATGCTTTTGGAGAAAACGTTCAAAGGCTTTGTTCGCAGTGGCGCTAATCTTGACCCTAAAAGTAAAGAGCGTTACCGCGAGATTACGAAGCAACTGTCTGAGTTGTCGTTGCAGTTCGAGGAGAACTTGCTTGCTGAAACGAATGGTTTTGTGCTAAACATTACCAATGAGGCCGATTTAGCTGGTATTCCAGAAAGTATTCGTGAGATGGCTAAAAGCATTGCCCAATCTAAGAATATGGAAGGGTGGGCTTTTGATTTGTCTATGCCAAGTTTTGTATCCTTTATGAAGTACGCCGAGAACCGAGATCTTCGTGAGAAGCTATTTCGTGCATACAATATGAGAGGTTTTCAAAAGAATAAGTATGATAACCAAGAAATATTGATAAAGACGGCCAACCTACGTTTGGAAGAGGCAAAGCTGTTAGGTTATAACACCTATGCCGATTTTGTGCTTGAAGAGCGTATGGCTCAATCTCCAGCAAAAGTGAACGGTTTGCTTACCCAGCTGTTAAATGCATCGGTGCCAGCTGGTAAAAAGGAGGTTGAAGAGGTTACCGCTTTTGCGAAGGAGAGCGGTGCGAACTTTGAAATTCAACGTTGGGATTGGGCTTTTTATTCTGAAAAATTAAAAGATAAAAAGTACAGCGTAAACGATGAGCTTATTCGTCCTTATTTCCCATTGGAAAAGGTAAGAGAAGGGGTTTTTGCGCTTGTTAATAAGCTGTATGGCATAACCTTTAAGAGTAACGCCAGCATTCCTGTGTACAATAAGGATGTTGAAGCATACGAGGTGTTTGATAAGGATGGAAAGTTCCTTTCAGTTTTATTTATGGACTATTTCCCTCGCGCAAGCAAAAGTGGTGGAGCATGGATGACCAACTATCGTTCACAATTTAAAGAAAACGGGAAAGATGTTAGACCTGTAGTATCGTTGGTTTTCAACTTTACAAAGCCTACAGAGACTCGTCCTGCGCTTCTTAATTTTAACGAATTGGAAACATTCCTTCATGAATTTGGGCATGGATTACACGGAATGTTTGCTAATAGTACCTATTCCAGCCTATCTGGAACAAATGTTTATAGGGATTTTGTAGAGCTTCCATCTCAAATAATGGAAAATTGGGCTGTGGAAAAAGAGTTCCTAGATATGTTTGCGGGACATTATCAGACAGGGGAGAAAATTCCTCAGGAGCTGGTAAACAAGATAAAGGAGAGCGCAAACTTTCAAGCAGGATATGTCTCTCTTCGTCAGCTCAGCTTTGGGCTACTAGATATGGCTTGGCACTCGCAAGCCTCTGCTTATAACGGGAGCGTGGTTGACTTTGAGAGAGCTGCAACTAAGGCAACAGACATTCTTCCTGCTGTTGATGGAACGGCCATTTCGCCTGCTTTTGCGCATATTTTCTCGGGTGGGTATGCTGCTGGATACTATGGATACAAGTGGGCAGAAGTGCTAGATGCCGATGCTTACTCGCTATTCAAGAAAAAGGGCATTTTTGACGCTAAGACGGCGCAGTCCTTTAGAGAAAATATCCTTTCGAAGGGAGGCACTGAGCACCCAATGAAACTTTATATAAAATTCAGGGGACAGGAGCCTTCTATTGATGCTTTATTGGAAAGAAGCGGCCTGAAGAACTAATAATATTAGCTTAAATTTCAGGTGTTGGAGTTTCTGTGAAACTTCAGCACCTTTTTTATTGCGTATACAGGGGGTGGCTTTTTTATTGTGTAAATATTAGTTAATTAACAAAAGTAGGGCAAATTCTTAGCTGATGATGCGATTGCCATTTCGGCATAACCGCTTTCTTTGTATTCACTGGTATCTCCAAAATATAGCATTATGAAATGGCTGTTTCTTTTACTCCTGATTTCACTTGCAAGCGTTTTTACGCTAATGGCGCATTTTATTAGTGAGCCAGATGAGATGTATAAAGCTTACGATAGCTTAAATAAGGCGGAAGAGGATGGGGCCGTAGATGATGGTTTGATCCCATCTGCCATAAACCCATCAGCATCTAACATACGGGTAATCTGCAAGCCTGATTCGACAAACATATTGCTTTCATTTAAATATGCCGGTTTGTATCCGCTCGATCAAAATGAGTGGTTTTACACCTTGAATTCTGAGGTTCAAAAGGTTTTTTGTAAAGCTCGTAAGCAGTTTAAGCGGAATATTTTTGAGGGGACTTTAAAGTATTTCGAACTTCAAAATGCTCAAGGAAAAACCATTTATGTTGCTGTGGATAACCACTCTCATACCGCTTACGTTTCGTTATAAATTATTTGGCAAGGTTAAGAAGCGATTTAAAATCTACAATATTGAACATTTGTAGTACAGATATAAGAATAAGTACTACCATAATCCATCGTATAAAGTTTGATCCCAACTTTATAGCCCATTTAGAGGCAACGTAAGCTCCAATAACGTTACCAATGGCATGTATTAGCCCGTACTCCCACATTACCTGCTTATTGAATATAAAAACAAGCAGCGAAAATGGCACATAGCAGAGAACTATGAGATTTTTGATGGCATTTGCTTTTACAAGATCGAGTCCACATCCTAATACCGCGCCTGCAAGAATAAAGTATCCTACGCCTACATGAAGAAAGCCTCCGTAAATGCCTATCAGGAAAAATGTGATGTAGCTGGCAGCAGATATTGGCTTTTGGGCTAAATCCGTGTTTCCATGTAGCCATTTTTCGGGTTTAAAAATTAGTAAAGCTAGCATCATTAGCATAATAACACCAAAGCAAACTTCGAATGTATGCTGATCGATGGTTGCTCCAATACTTGCGCCTATTACTGAACCTATGGTTGTTGGAATGGCAAGGCGAATTCCTTTGCTGGTATCTAGAATTTTTTGCTTTCGAAAGTTTCCTACAGCAACAAGATTTTGTATGATAACAGCAATTCGGTTGGTTCCGTTGGCAACGGTAGGGGGAAGCCCTAAAAACATGAATAGGGATAGCGAAATAATGGTACCTCCTCCTGCCAGCGTGTTTATAAAGCCAACCGTGACTCCCGAAAGTATCAATGCAGCTATGATTCCAGTGCTCATTGGCAAAAAATAATGCAAATAAAACCCAATCGGAGGGTAAAAAGAAGTAAAAAGAGCAATTATATGCTTAAAGCTAGCTGAGCTAGCAGAATTGCTAGCTCAGTGTTTTATTTTCTATGCTGTTTTGTACGGCCGTTTCCTCTTTTGTCGAGCCTTCAAGTGTCGGCTGTAGCTTTTTTTCTGTACTGTAGAGGATGTCGCAAAAGCCAAATCCAAGGTGGTTTTTATCCCCAAATCCTATTTTGTAGCCAATTTCAATTAGCTCTTTAGGTGCGTTTATTTTGAAACGGTACATATATCCTTTTACCAGCTCTTTTTGGTTGTTGTTGATCTCTATGAGCTTCGACTTCGGTTCTGTCAGAAAATCGATGGAGGTGTAAATGTTGGCACTCTCCATTGGCTCTCCTCTAAACAGGTTGTACTTATCTAACATCGATTGGGTGAAGTTTTCTAGGTATCCTTCGTCAGAGGGAGCTAAAAACTTTACGTAGCGAGTCGATTCGAAATTTTGAAGAACGATTGGCGACCTGGCTATAAACTGCATGCAGCTGGTAAAAGTGGGGCACTGCTGCTTCTCTATGGCAATAACCTTAAGCCTAATTTGAGACTTTTTGTCGCCAACGGTCATGTTTAACCTGTCGAACGACTCCCATACAAGCTGATCGGTGTTGTTTTCGAATAGGAACGATAGCGTAAGCTCGACGGTGTCCGATAGAATAAGCATCCTATCTCCGTAAATCTTTCGCTCGAGGACAATTAGATTCGAGAAGTTGAAAATTTGTAGCTTTTCCTGCTTATAGATGTTGTTGCTCTTAAGCCATTGTTGGTAAAGGTACTGATCGTCAGTGAGGACATCTCTAATTAATCTGTATACCTCCAATTGATAGTTAAGCGGCAAGATGCTTCCATAATCATGGTCTACTTTGAATCTCAGTCTATAACGCATTCTACGGGAGTATATATGTTACGAATTGATTGTTAAACTCTTTATTATAATTAATTCTAGCTGTTTTCGAAGACAAAAGTAAGTAAAAAAGGGGATTGTAGGCTGTATGAGGGGATTTTTTTCTGCACATTTTAATCGTGTTTAAGAACATGCAGGTAGCCTATTCGTGAAAACTCTTTTGTTAGAATGCGGGTTTCGTTACCTTTGTGGTAAATATTAGGTCATGGTTAAATCTGATAAGGTACTGTTACAAGGGATAGGGGTTGGAATATTGGCTTGTGGCTTGGTTTTCCTTATGGCTCCAACTGTTGGGAGAATTCTTCTAAACTTTATTTTTCTATTTTACGTGCTCGTTAGAGCAGCCTACTACGGCAAAATTTGGAAAAAGCCATTCCTTGCTTTGGACAAGCA is part of the Alistipes sp. ZOR0009 genome and encodes:
- a CDS encoding PaaI family thioesterase, translating into MKKIVNPYLTGSNSSEYKCFGCSPNNEIGLHLHFFDNGDDVVAIWEPQKQFEGYFNVLHGGIQATILDEIAAWVVNTKCKTAGVTSSMNVKYRNPIFMDGGPLTIKGKIESVNRRIATIKAYIENREGKVMAEADIVYFLFNEQDAKAKYNYPGVEAFYEKE
- a CDS encoding thioredoxin domain-containing protein, with the translated sequence MNNYIHTNSLINELSPYLLQHAHNPVQWYVWGHDAFLKARNEDKLVIVSVGYSACHWCHVMESESFDDEEVALVMNENFISIKVDKEERPDIDQQYMSAVRIITGNGGWPLNVICLPDGRPIYGGTYFPRQQWIDILVKLSDLYKAHKEKVVRAAEDLAEGVRNVDLIEERLSGLDYLPKYLRLIVEPWKRKFDTKWGGTQSAPKFPMPSSIDFLMSYAYHMRDEEVRTQVMLTLNKIYEGGIYDHVGGGFHRYSVDGQWFLPHFEKMLYDNALLGMSYIYAYQFSKEPRYKRVALESLEFLLRDLYSSDKMFYTAIDADSTNGEGQYYVWNYSEICEVLDEDAPIFCSRFGVDRNGNFEYGKNILSIKRSFDELSMTFKLPISTIKDKVDLSLRKLFCARFLREKPKVDTKIILSWNALAAKTFALASSVFKEPRYLVVAIDCINGIERHLAKDGALLRTLPHGDKHTEGMLDDYAYLIEAYIALYSVTFDFNYLDKAENLANVCLKDFFDDKSGMFFYTNASVELPLGRKMEVVDGVTPSSNSSLARSFYYLSIVLSRPAYKEIAVQMLANMQDQMSGAGPFVANWGLLLINLTFAPAEITLVGDNALQQKMHIDQEYLPNVFLFGAKQRTEQAIFKNRWRDGETTLHLCIANVCRDFKGTIDELKDNALELRNCYIL
- a CDS encoding amidohydrolase — translated: MVQNELKVFLVQSDVKWQDIEGNLNMFDLIIQEQAGDADLIVLPEMFTTGFSMEPEKMSEGMDGKAVSWIITAAKKNGVAIIGSVIIKEDEGYYNRLLFAYPSGELKTYDKRHLFRMGNEHEHYKAGSKRLILEYKGWKICPLICYDLRFPVWSRNANDYDLLIYIASWPAARSFPWRSLLVARAIENQCYVVGVNRVGVDGAGLKYSGDSAAINSRGEYLTGLVPGEVGCAMAALSMEDLKSFRSKFPVMLDGDRFQILD
- a CDS encoding sulfite exporter TauE/SafE family protein, which gives rise to MSTGIIAALILSGVTVGFINTLAGGGTIISLSLFMFLGLPPTVANGTNRIAVIIQNLVAVGNFRKQKILDTSKGIRLAIPTTIGSVIGASIGATIDQHTFEVCFGVIMLMMLALLIFKPEKWLHGNTDLAQKPISAASYITFFLIGIYGGFLHVGVGYFILAGAVLGCGLDLVKANAIKNLIVLCYVPFSLLVFIFNKQVMWEYGLIHAIGNVIGAYVASKWAIKLGSNFIRWIMVVLILISVLQMFNIVDFKSLLNLAK
- the cas6 gene encoding CRISPR-associated endoribonuclease Cas6, which produces MRYRLRFKVDHDYGSILPLNYQLEVYRLIRDVLTDDQYLYQQWLKSNNIYKQEKLQIFNFSNLIVLERKIYGDRMLILSDTVELTLSFLFENNTDQLVWESFDRLNMTVGDKKSQIRLKVIAIEKQQCPTFTSCMQFIARSPIVLQNFESTRYVKFLAPSDEGYLENFTQSMLDKYNLFRGEPMESANIYTSIDFLTEPKSKLIEINNNQKELVKGYMYRFKINAPKELIEIGYKIGFGDKNHLGFGFCDILYSTEKKLQPTLEGSTKEETAVQNSIENKTLS
- a CDS encoding M3 family metallopeptidase, which codes for MKKLVLPAMLLLTSICTFAKTKEKDKVMNPLLTNWSTPYQTPPFELFKPEHFVPAFKDIIERSKKQVDKIVASKDEPTFENTVVALERGGEELEKVANVFFNLNSAETSPELQAVAREVAPMLSDFSNDINLNAGLFAKVKKVYDNRSRLKLTPEQGMLLEKTFKGFVRSGANLDPKSKERYREITKQLSELSLQFEENLLAETNGFVLNITNEADLAGIPESIREMAKSIAQSKNMEGWAFDLSMPSFVSFMKYAENRDLREKLFRAYNMRGFQKNKYDNQEILIKTANLRLEEAKLLGYNTYADFVLEERMAQSPAKVNGLLTQLLNASVPAGKKEVEEVTAFAKESGANFEIQRWDWAFYSEKLKDKKYSVNDELIRPYFPLEKVREGVFALVNKLYGITFKSNASIPVYNKDVEAYEVFDKDGKFLSVLFMDYFPRASKSGGAWMTNYRSQFKENGKDVRPVVSLVFNFTKPTETRPALLNFNELETFLHEFGHGLHGMFANSTYSSLSGTNVYRDFVELPSQIMENWAVEKEFLDMFAGHYQTGEKIPQELVNKIKESANFQAGYVSLRQLSFGLLDMAWHSQASAYNGSVVDFERAATKATDILPAVDGTAISPAFAHIFSGGYAAGYYGYKWAEVLDADAYSLFKKKGIFDAKTAQSFRENILSKGGTEHPMKLYIKFRGQEPSIDALLERSGLKN
- a CDS encoding aminotransferase class IV — protein: MFEYQYIIKDNAIVDNVAFDSSFVSQVYEVIRVVDGIPVFFDAHFRRFISSCSFAGAEMNLSKDVFAALLRLLTVKNGVRNCNIRYSINIYSEKQIFYAGFVHSSYPLPQMYEEGVMLDFLKEERFNPNAKILNRTLRERADALMSLKSLYEVALVNQSNQITEGSKSNLFFIDSLEVVHTAPLDLVLGGITRQIIIEEIVKNGISFVEEPVLVENIGNMVAGFVSGTSPSVLPIALLGNCSFLVKHPLIAKIAKCYNQRVAEDIASFRDNYYSI